The Candidatus Cloacimonadota bacterium genomic sequence GAATTTTCAAACCGAGCATTTTTCCAACATCTTTTGCATTATTACCGGAAGCATTTATCACAATTTTACTTTCATAAATCCCTTTATTTGTTTTGACAATGAAATTTTTTTCTTTTCTGATATCAATAACTTTTTCGTTAAATTTATATTCAGCCCCGTATTCAAGACCCTTGAAATAAAAAGCATTCAAAGCCAAATAGGGTGAAGCACTGCCATCGTTAGGAGAATAAGTAGAACCCCGCAAACCGGTGCGGTTAATTCCCGGAACTGATTTCAAATATTCTTTTGCAGAAATCCAGTCAATATTTAGTCCAAAACTTTTTTGAATTTTGAGCAAATCCTTTAGCATTTTTTCATGCTCTTCCGTATATGCCGGGAATGAATAACCATTTGTTTGCCATTCAATCTCATCCCCATATTTTTCTTCCCAAGTAGAAAAAATTTCTATTGCTTCCAGCCCGATACTAATTTTTGCTTTATCGGAATGAGTGGCACGAATTCCTCCGATGGCTTTTTTGTTCTGCCCCTGCCCGGGTGATGGCAAACTATCTATAACTAAAATCTTATATTTTTCTCTCGCAAGATACAAAGCTATTGGCACGCCGACCGAACCCGCACCAATTACAATTATGTCAAAATTTTTATTTCTGAGATTCATGTTTATCTCCATTTCTGCTCATTTCTTTAGATCGGATTTTTAGGAATGAAAACGAGTAAAATAGTCAAAATTTAGATTTCCCATTCGCTGATAGTTTCTGGAATTAATTCTGTTTTTTTCCTGCCAGAATATTGAATGGAACTTCCACAAACAGCGGTCTGCGTGTGTTATAAGTAATATCATCCAAGCTATAACCTTCTTCCTTATACATTTTCAATATAAGGTTTTCACAGGTTTTTGCTCCGCATGCTCCCATACCTGCTCTGGTCAATTGTTTCAACTGGTTCATATCCGTAACACCTTTTTTGATCCACTTCCGTATCTCTC encodes the following:
- a CDS encoding FAD-dependent oxidoreductase; the encoded protein is MNLRNKNFDIIVIGAGSVGVPIALYLAREKYKILVIDSLPSPGQGQNKKAIGGIRATHSDKAKISIGLEAIEIFSTWEEKYGDEIEWQTNGYSFPAYTEEHEKMLKDLLKIQKSFGLNIDWISAKEYLKSVPGINRTGLRGSTYSPNDGSASPYLALNAFYFKGLEYGAEYKFNEKVIDIRKEKNFIVKTNKGIYESKIVINASGNNAKDVGKMLGLKIPVQPDSHEGGITEGVKSFFKPMVVDLRPGPGSKNYYFYQKADGQVVFCITPEPPVQGTDSRATSVFLPQVSKRMLDLYPKLANLKVRRTWRGQYPATPDGFPILGETKITGFYLAVGMCGQGFMLGPGVGKLLARQISGKMRENDQENLESLSLYRDFGKEEKFK